A window from Streptomyces sp. NBC_00271 encodes these proteins:
- a CDS encoding DUF190 domain-containing protein, whose translation MMRLIDRALRLTVFIEESDTWGHRPLVAEIVHRAHQAGLAGASVFRGSVFRGVEGYGASTVIHGYRLWSVKQDLPLAIVIVDEEERIRCFLPTLKELVTEGLVIVEEVEVGRIGQTHADAV comes from the coding sequence ATCATGAGGCTAATTGACAGGGCCCTGCGGCTGACGGTGTTCATCGAGGAATCCGACACCTGGGGGCACAGGCCGCTGGTTGCGGAGATCGTGCACCGGGCCCACCAGGCCGGACTGGCCGGCGCGTCCGTCTTCCGCGGGTCCGTCTTCCGCGGAGTGGAGGGCTACGGGGCATCCACGGTCATCCACGGCTACCGGCTGTGGTCGGTCAAGCAGGATCTGCCGCTCGCGATCGTCATCGTCGACGAAGAGGAACGCATCCGGTGCTTCCTGCCCACGCTGAAGGAACTGGTCACCGAGGGCCTGGTGATCGTCGAAGAGGTCGAGGTGGG
- a CDS encoding NADP-dependent oxidoreductase — MKAIRLHEFGGPEVLRYEEVPVPVPGSGEVLVRVHAVGINPPDRYAREGMPDIPPEIRPEFQLPLIPGTDVSGVVEAVAADVNGFAVGDEVIGLLRFPTLLQSSAYAEYVTAPASDLARKLTGIDHVRAAALVMSGLTAWQFLIELGHDHPSPFQEAQHRPMALGSKSTVLINGAAGGVGHLALQLAKWKGARVIAVASGANETFLRELGADEFIDYTKERPEEVVRDVDLVLDTVGGPDSRRFLRTLKRGGFLYPVYFGQFDDEENAKLGVTVTAVSVRSSGAQLAELQSLVDAGKIRVAIDSMFPLADARAAHERVARGHIRGKVVLTVA, encoded by the coding sequence ATGAAAGCGATCCGGCTGCACGAGTTCGGCGGCCCTGAGGTGCTGCGCTACGAGGAGGTGCCGGTTCCTGTGCCGGGGTCGGGTGAGGTGCTCGTGCGCGTGCACGCGGTCGGCATCAACCCTCCTGACCGGTATGCACGCGAGGGGATGCCCGACATACCTCCCGAGATCAGGCCCGAGTTCCAGCTCCCCCTGATTCCGGGGACCGACGTCTCAGGCGTCGTGGAAGCCGTCGCCGCCGACGTCAACGGCTTCGCGGTCGGAGACGAGGTGATCGGCCTTCTGCGTTTTCCCACCCTTCTCCAGAGCAGCGCGTACGCCGAGTACGTCACCGCGCCGGCGTCCGACCTCGCCCGCAAGCTGACCGGCATCGACCACGTGCGCGCCGCCGCCCTGGTCATGTCGGGATTGACGGCGTGGCAGTTCCTGATCGAGCTCGGGCACGATCATCCCTCGCCGTTCCAGGAGGCCCAGCACCGCCCGATGGCACTCGGCAGCAAGAGCACGGTGCTCATCAACGGCGCTGCCGGTGGCGTGGGGCACCTCGCTCTCCAGCTGGCCAAGTGGAAGGGGGCCCGCGTCATCGCCGTGGCCTCCGGCGCTAACGAGACGTTCCTGCGCGAGCTCGGCGCCGACGAGTTCATCGACTACACCAAGGAGCGGCCCGAGGAGGTTGTTCGTGACGTCGACCTGGTCCTGGACACCGTCGGGGGTCCCGACAGCAGGCGCTTTTTGCGCACCCTTAAGCGCGGCGGGTTCCTCTACCCGGTGTACTTCGGCCAGTTCGACGACGAGGAGAACGCGAAACTGGGTGTCACGGTCACGGCCGTGTCGGTTCGCTCGAGCGGCGCGCAGCTCGCCGAACTGCAGAGCTTGGTCGACGCGGGGAAGATTCGCGTCGCGATCGACAGCATGTTCCCGCTCGCGGATGCCAGGGCGGCGCACGAGCGCGTCGCCCGGGGGCACATCCGGGGCAAGGTTGTGCTCACGGTCGCTTAG
- a CDS encoding VOC family protein: MKLKLEMIVLPVSDIDQAKAFYAKAGFRLDVDYKASEDVRVVHFTPPGSECSIIFGEGMTPITPGSFQGLYLIVSDIEEARAELTGRGIEVSEIFHDAGGLFHGHEDGNVTHRRPGQERLAGLHPERASYGSFATFSDPDGNGWVLQEISERLPGR; encoded by the coding sequence ATGAAACTGAAGCTCGAAATGATCGTGCTGCCCGTCTCCGACATCGACCAGGCCAAGGCCTTCTACGCGAAGGCCGGATTCCGCCTGGACGTCGACTACAAGGCCAGCGAGGACGTCCGGGTCGTGCACTTCACACCGCCCGGCTCCGAGTGCTCGATCATCTTCGGCGAGGGGATGACCCCCATCACGCCCGGCTCTTTCCAGGGCCTGTACCTCATCGTCTCGGACATCGAGGAAGCCCGCGCGGAGCTCACCGGCCGCGGCATCGAGGTCAGCGAGATCTTCCACGACGCAGGCGGCCTCTTCCACGGCCACGAGGACGGGAACGTCACCCACCGCCGCCCCGGCCAGGAGCGGCTGGCCGGCCTGCACCCCGAGCGCGCCTCCTACGGCTCCTTCGCCACCTTCAGCGACCCGGACGGCAACGGCTGGGTGCTCCAGGAAATCTCGGAGCGCCTCCCCGGCCGCTGA
- a CDS encoding dihydrolipoyl dehydrogenase family protein translates to MTNETTRTYDVIVIGAGPVGENVAERARSAGLSTVIIERDLIGGECSFWACDPSKALLRPVVARADASRVPGLDPAVAGPLDVEAVLAHRDKMSSYWKDEDQVDWLNSVNVDLIRGHGRLTGPKQVAVQTPEGDTVHLTARHAVAVSTGTRAALPPIPGYDTVRPWTSREATTATKAPGRLAIVGGGVVAVEMATAWQALGSQVTMLVLENGILERMEPFAGDLVTEGLLEAGVDIRFNTTATSMTREDGEVRITLSDGGQLATDEILLATGRAPQTRDIGLESVDLTPGDWLTVDDTFRVTGVDGGWLYAVGDVNRRALMTHQGKYQARIAGAVIGARANSEQVDDAPWGAHVATADTAAVPQVIFTTPEVASVGLTSREIEQSGRRIKVVDYNLAHVAGAHQYGEDYRGHARMLIDTDRGTVAGVTFAGPGVGELVHSATIAVAGEVPLDRLWHAVPAFPTLGEIWLRLLETHRG, encoded by the coding sequence GTGACGAACGAGACCACCCGCACCTACGACGTGATCGTCATCGGCGCAGGGCCGGTCGGCGAGAACGTGGCCGAACGCGCCCGCTCCGCCGGACTCAGCACCGTGATCATCGAGCGCGACCTCATCGGCGGCGAATGCTCGTTCTGGGCCTGCGACCCCAGCAAGGCGCTGCTGCGGCCGGTGGTCGCACGTGCCGACGCGAGCCGCGTACCCGGACTCGACCCGGCCGTCGCCGGCCCCCTGGACGTCGAGGCGGTCCTCGCACACCGCGACAAGATGTCCTCCTACTGGAAGGACGAGGACCAGGTCGACTGGCTCAACTCCGTCAACGTCGACCTCATACGCGGTCACGGCCGCCTCACCGGCCCCAAACAGGTCGCCGTGCAGACCCCGGAGGGCGACACCGTCCACCTGACCGCCCGGCACGCCGTCGCCGTCTCCACCGGCACCCGCGCCGCCCTGCCCCCCATCCCCGGATACGACACCGTCCGCCCCTGGACCAGCCGCGAGGCCACCACCGCCACCAAGGCACCCGGCCGCCTCGCCATCGTCGGCGGCGGCGTCGTCGCCGTCGAGATGGCCACCGCCTGGCAGGCCCTCGGCTCCCAGGTCACCATGCTCGTCCTCGAAAACGGGATCCTGGAGCGTATGGAACCCTTCGCCGGCGACCTGGTCACCGAGGGGCTGCTCGAAGCAGGCGTCGACATCCGCTTCAACACCACCGCCACCTCCATGACACGCGAGGACGGCGAAGTGCGGATCACGCTGTCCGACGGCGGACAGCTGGCCACGGACGAGATCCTGCTGGCGACCGGCCGCGCCCCACAGACCCGCGACATCGGCCTGGAAAGCGTCGACCTCACCCCCGGCGACTGGCTCACCGTCGACGACACCTTCCGTGTCACCGGCGTCGACGGCGGCTGGCTCTACGCCGTCGGCGACGTCAACCGCCGCGCCCTGATGACGCATCAGGGCAAGTACCAGGCCCGCATCGCCGGCGCCGTCATCGGCGCCCGCGCCAACAGCGAGCAGGTCGACGACGCCCCCTGGGGCGCGCACGTCGCCACCGCCGACACGGCCGCCGTCCCCCAGGTCATCTTCACCACCCCCGAAGTCGCCTCCGTCGGCCTGACCAGCCGCGAGATCGAACAGAGCGGCCGCCGCATCAAGGTCGTCGACTACAACCTCGCCCACGTCGCCGGTGCCCACCAGTACGGCGAGGACTACCGCGGCCACGCCCGCATGCTCATCGACACCGACCGGGGCACCGTCGCCGGCGTCACCTTCGCCGGCCCCGGCGTCGGCGAACTCGTCCACTCCGCCACCATCGCCGTCGCCGGCGAAGTCCCCCTCGACCGGCTCTGGCACGCCGTCCCCGCCTTCCCCACCCTCGGCGAAATCTGGCTGCGACTGCTCGAGACTCACCGCGGCTGA
- a CDS encoding SsgA family sporulation/cell division regulator, translating to MHRSISLCRVHTHAGPAGEGADPSPVRTARPYAVHIIFYADTDEPVAWVFDRDLLAQGILRPSGEGDVRHWPTHTRPDAVLSHVLPPPHRAAHLTASLSVVTHWLERTYHLVPSGREGDGIDLNAELSRLLHGTA from the coding sequence TTGCATAGATCAATCTCTTTATGCCGAGTTCACACTCACGCCGGACCAGCGGGTGAAGGTGCCGACCCGTCTCCTGTACGAACCGCGCGACCCTATGCCGTGCACATCATCTTCTATGCCGATACCGACGAACCGGTCGCCTGGGTGTTCGACCGCGATCTGCTGGCGCAGGGCATACTCCGGCCGAGCGGAGAAGGAGACGTGCGACATTGGCCCACCCACACACGGCCGGATGCCGTGCTGAGTCACGTACTGCCCCCTCCGCACAGGGCCGCCCACCTCACAGCCTCCCTCTCAGTGGTGACGCACTGGTTGGAGCGCACCTACCACCTGGTGCCGTCCGGGCGGGAGGGTGACGGCATCGACCTGAATGCCGAGCTGTCCCGGCTGCTACACGGGACGGCCTGA
- a CDS encoding TetR/AcrR family transcriptional regulator: MRADARKNRDHLLAVAGAAISEHGVDVSLRDIARRADVGLATLLRHFSTREALLDALLHTSFGELTAKADALATDDSPGDALVSWLRECVGWTTEYRGAVVLMAAAIADPDSALHASCVTLRAAGARLLARAQAAGLARTDIDGDDLFALVEALAWLGDQRSLAPRADHLFDVVASAILTSTANSTRS; the protein is encoded by the coding sequence ATGCGGGCCGATGCCAGGAAGAACCGCGACCACCTGCTCGCAGTAGCGGGCGCCGCCATCAGCGAGCACGGCGTCGACGTGTCACTGCGCGACATCGCGCGCAGAGCCGATGTCGGTCTCGCGACGCTGCTGCGGCACTTTTCGACACGCGAGGCGCTGCTCGATGCCCTGCTCCACACGAGCTTCGGCGAGCTGACCGCCAAGGCGGACGCCCTCGCAACGGACGACTCGCCCGGCGATGCTCTCGTTTCATGGCTGCGCGAATGCGTCGGATGGACAACCGAGTACCGGGGCGCGGTCGTGCTGATGGCCGCCGCCATCGCGGACCCCGATTCCGCACTCCACGCTTCGTGCGTCACCCTGCGCGCGGCCGGTGCCCGGCTCCTTGCCCGCGCCCAGGCCGCGGGCCTGGCGCGGACCGACATCGACGGCGACGATCTGTTCGCGCTGGTGGAGGCGCTCGCCTGGCTCGGCGATCAGCGCTCGCTCGCGCCCCGCGCCGATCACCTCTTCGACGTGGTCGCAAGCGCGATCCTGACCAGCACGGCGAACAGCACCCGCAGCTGA
- a CDS encoding SpoIIE family protein phosphatase, with protein MPTGDVLLLVDESGRVIEWGRPAEELFGWSAEEAVGQSVTALMRELAADGKHRGESFSDAAAVLVKPVLRGTSVVWQMLAAGDTMSGQDVAILKAAFTHSPVELHVLDNQLRVVRMSTATGGMPDTPVRHLLGKHFTEACELADSEEETAVAQRVLESGEPVVNRIVHCIKAPGQPARIQSVSYFRVEDSHGNVVGLVASTVDVTERENAQNRLALLDTVRTQVGHRLSVMDVCWELVEAVVPAFAGIADVEVIEDVVRGEDPPLVPVHGDVPLRRAAFQGPIAGHPLGAVRPLPVGTPFSDVLSDLRPRLVAIEEDSSWLAADPARADVIRRSGAHSLIVAPLTLRGHALGVVSFYRHQQEDPFEEEDVALASAMCTHAALCIDNARQFMREWIIARTVQRRLLPHQPATHSTVEISPLHLPAPEGGGAWSDAIALPGARTALIVGDVAGQGIAAAIAMGLLRTAVHTLAALDLQPDELLARLSDTAARLVAARATLPPTDPLNREPLTAGCIIAIYDPVDLTCTIARAGLPEPVAVFPDGTSASLPVPPGPQLAETGNAPFPATTVDLPEGSTLAMGTAALADAVLAPSGPLRPLLDGASTRRLPDVCDDIAHALTAGHPTGESQMLLARTKALPQDRVLTLALPADPEAAPIARAAARRQLEAWGVDEETAFTTELIVSELVGNAVRYGAPPLQLRLVLERMLTCEVSDTAASAPQVKHARTIDETGRGLFIIASVAEQWGTRYQARGKTVWAEQPAVVSAERRNAAGRPA; from the coding sequence ATGCCCACCGGTGACGTGCTCCTACTCGTCGATGAGAGTGGCCGGGTGATCGAGTGGGGGCGTCCGGCCGAGGAGCTGTTCGGTTGGTCCGCCGAAGAGGCCGTCGGCCAGTCCGTGACCGCACTCATGCGTGAGCTCGCCGCTGACGGCAAACATCGGGGGGAAAGCTTCTCGGATGCGGCCGCGGTGCTGGTCAAGCCGGTGTTGCGGGGTACTTCCGTGGTGTGGCAGATGCTCGCAGCGGGGGACACCATGTCGGGGCAGGACGTGGCGATCTTGAAGGCTGCGTTCACCCATTCCCCGGTGGAACTGCACGTCCTCGACAATCAGCTGCGCGTGGTCCGCATGAGCACCGCCACCGGCGGGATGCCTGACACACCAGTGAGGCACCTGCTGGGCAAGCATTTCACCGAGGCGTGTGAACTCGCGGACTCCGAGGAAGAAACCGCTGTGGCGCAAAGGGTCCTGGAGAGCGGAGAACCGGTCGTGAACCGGATCGTCCATTGCATCAAGGCACCAGGCCAGCCCGCGCGTATCCAGTCCGTCTCCTACTTCCGTGTGGAGGACTCTCACGGCAATGTGGTCGGACTGGTGGCGTCCACGGTCGACGTCACCGAGCGGGAGAACGCACAGAACCGCCTGGCCCTCCTGGACACGGTCCGCACACAAGTGGGGCACCGGCTGAGCGTGATGGATGTCTGCTGGGAACTGGTGGAGGCGGTAGTGCCAGCCTTCGCCGGCATCGCCGACGTCGAGGTGATCGAAGACGTCGTCCGCGGAGAGGACCCTCCCCTGGTACCCGTCCACGGGGACGTCCCACTGCGCCGAGCAGCATTCCAAGGCCCAATCGCGGGTCACCCGCTCGGAGCCGTGCGGCCCCTGCCGGTCGGCACCCCCTTCTCGGACGTCCTGTCCGACCTTCGGCCGCGCCTCGTGGCGATCGAGGAGGACAGCTCGTGGCTGGCCGCCGACCCGGCCCGAGCCGACGTCATCAGGCGATCCGGTGCCCACTCCCTGATCGTGGCACCGCTGACATTGCGCGGTCATGCCCTGGGCGTGGTCAGCTTCTACCGCCACCAGCAAGAAGACCCCTTTGAAGAGGAGGATGTCGCGTTGGCGTCCGCGATGTGTACGCACGCTGCGCTCTGCATCGACAACGCCCGTCAGTTCATGCGCGAGTGGATCATCGCGCGCACCGTCCAGCGCAGGCTTCTCCCGCACCAACCGGCCACACATTCCACCGTGGAGATCTCCCCACTGCACCTTCCCGCTCCGGAGGGCGGCGGCGCGTGGTCCGACGCGATCGCGCTGCCCGGTGCACGGACCGCGCTGATCGTCGGCGACGTGGCAGGCCAAGGCATCGCCGCAGCCATCGCGATGGGACTCCTGCGGACGGCCGTCCATACGCTCGCCGCCCTGGATCTGCAGCCCGACGAGCTGCTGGCCCGCCTCAGCGACACCGCAGCCCGTCTCGTGGCCGCGCGGGCAACGCTTCCTCCCACGGATCCCCTCAACCGCGAGCCGCTCACCGCCGGCTGCATCATCGCGATCTACGACCCGGTCGATCTCACCTGCACCATCGCCCGCGCCGGCCTCCCCGAGCCGGTCGCGGTCTTTCCCGACGGCACCTCGGCCAGCTTGCCCGTTCCCCCAGGCCCCCAACTCGCCGAAACGGGCAACGCCCCTTTCCCCGCGACCACCGTCGACCTCCCCGAAGGAAGCACTCTGGCGATGGGCACGGCCGCGCTCGCGGACGCGGTCCTGGCACCATCGGGTCCCCTGCGCCCGCTCCTGGACGGCGCCAGCACAAGGCGCCTGCCGGACGTGTGCGACGACATCGCGCACGCGCTCACAGCCGGCCACCCGACCGGCGAGAGCCAGATGCTGCTCGCCCGCACGAAGGCGCTGCCCCAAGACCGGGTACTGACCCTCGCTCTGCCTGCGGACCCCGAGGCTGCCCCGATCGCCCGCGCAGCGGCCCGCCGCCAACTGGAAGCCTGGGGCGTGGACGAGGAAACGGCGTTCACCACCGAGCTCATCGTCAGCGAGCTCGTCGGCAACGCTGTCCGCTACGGCGCTCCGCCCCTGCAACTTCGCCTCGTCCTGGAGCGGATGCTGACCTGCGAGGTCAGCGACACCGCGGCCAGCGCTCCGCAGGTGAAACATGCCCGCACCATCGACGAGACAGGCCGAGGGCTGTTCATCATCGCGAGCGTCGCGGAACAGTGGGGCACCCGCTATCAAGCCCGGGGAAAGACCGTCTGGGCTGAGCAACCGGCAGTGGTGTCAGCGGAGCGCCGGAACGCTGCCGGGCGTCCTGCGTGA
- a CDS encoding SpoIIE family protein phosphatase, whose product MDTWDEFLRWATPSALLTPDGTIHSLNAPMAATLGRPAEQCVGYDFLDLLPETQRASAESLLIHGATTKTVAMRVLEFSGPDRASVVSLIEARPVKDPASRERLVWVHSVDARNDPGGLLIPFRLAAAAADLGLWMYEPRKRRLDWLGGAPALASLFPHASTSLARVVRRVHPGDREALRRLVRSTGAQSSWISLRFRAENNGWNHIACQTRRIQLGYGGPEQVFGVIRDDTLLEAGRQKALATLWAERQRADEIAAFSAALITAATEQELQQVVLTRVAATFGGTGAVLTLLDGETGRLHASSDARIDPRQADAMEGVSLDESQPLTCAIRTGTPHFIPNHEELIRDWPQTASIPWLGSFVAISIAPLSPVGDQPLGAWAVTYDSEHHSPPDERALMSTLADLAGQALRRIRLQQARVDLAAALQQSMLPTLPEHLPGLEVAARYRPSRDGLDIGGDWYDAFVMPGGAVALEIGDSQGHDVDAAAFMGQVRTSIRAIAPHEPEPATVLTRTNELLVTMNAARFASCTMLYIGPREGQVTGTSAGHVPLLCIREDGSSDIRELPGGPVLGVLSGTDYLEETFTLEEGTALIMVTDGVVEGPGLTLDDGLERAGTLAAQALHDGLNAEAIADRILDAAVAVDHLDDVAVLVIRRI is encoded by the coding sequence ATGGATACCTGGGACGAATTCCTTCGCTGGGCCACCCCATCGGCTCTTCTGACGCCAGATGGCACCATCCACTCCCTCAACGCCCCGATGGCCGCGACGCTGGGCAGGCCGGCGGAGCAGTGCGTAGGTTACGACTTTCTCGACTTGCTGCCCGAAACGCAGCGAGCCTCGGCCGAGAGCCTGCTGATACACGGGGCCACGACGAAGACGGTCGCGATGCGTGTGCTGGAGTTCTCCGGACCGGACAGAGCGTCCGTGGTCAGCCTCATCGAAGCCCGGCCGGTGAAGGATCCCGCAAGTCGCGAGCGGCTGGTGTGGGTGCACTCGGTGGACGCGCGAAACGACCCGGGCGGCCTGCTGATCCCGTTCCGGCTGGCGGCCGCAGCCGCGGACCTCGGCCTGTGGATGTACGAACCCCGGAAGCGCCGGCTGGACTGGCTGGGGGGCGCACCCGCGCTGGCCTCGCTGTTCCCGCATGCCTCGACGTCCTTGGCCAGGGTGGTCCGGCGGGTTCACCCAGGCGACCGGGAGGCCCTGAGACGGCTCGTGCGCTCGACCGGAGCCCAGTCCTCCTGGATCAGCCTGCGGTTCCGTGCTGAGAACAACGGGTGGAACCACATCGCCTGCCAGACCCGTCGGATCCAGCTGGGCTATGGCGGCCCTGAACAGGTCTTCGGGGTGATCCGCGACGACACCCTCCTCGAGGCGGGCCGACAGAAAGCGCTGGCCACGCTCTGGGCAGAGCGGCAGCGTGCCGACGAGATCGCCGCCTTCTCCGCCGCCCTGATCACCGCCGCCACGGAGCAGGAACTCCAGCAGGTCGTCCTGACACGGGTCGCCGCGACCTTCGGCGGCACGGGCGCCGTGCTTACGCTCCTCGACGGTGAGACAGGGCGGCTGCACGCCTCCTCCGATGCCAGGATCGACCCGCGGCAGGCCGACGCCATGGAAGGCGTGTCTCTGGATGAATCGCAACCGCTGACCTGTGCGATCCGAACCGGCACGCCGCACTTCATCCCCAATCACGAAGAACTCATACGCGACTGGCCGCAGACAGCCAGTATTCCGTGGCTCGGCTCCTTCGTCGCCATTTCGATCGCCCCGCTCAGTCCGGTCGGCGACCAGCCGCTCGGGGCCTGGGCGGTGACCTACGACAGCGAGCACCACTCGCCCCCGGACGAACGTGCCCTCATGAGTACTCTGGCCGACCTGGCAGGCCAGGCACTCAGACGCATCCGATTGCAGCAGGCCCGCGTCGACCTGGCCGCGGCGCTCCAGCAGAGCATGCTGCCCACGCTGCCCGAGCATCTCCCGGGCCTGGAGGTCGCCGCCCGCTACCGGCCCAGCCGCGACGGGCTCGACATCGGCGGGGACTGGTACGACGCCTTCGTGATGCCCGGCGGTGCGGTGGCCCTGGAGATCGGCGACAGCCAAGGACACGACGTGGATGCCGCTGCCTTCATGGGACAAGTACGCACCTCCATCCGCGCGATCGCCCCACACGAACCGGAGCCGGCCACCGTGCTGACGCGCACCAACGAACTGCTCGTCACGATGAACGCGGCACGATTCGCCAGCTGCACCATGCTCTACATCGGCCCACGCGAAGGACAGGTCACCGGCACCAGCGCAGGCCATGTGCCGTTGCTCTGCATACGCGAGGACGGCAGCAGCGACATCCGCGAACTGCCGGGCGGTCCGGTGCTGGGAGTCCTGTCAGGCACCGACTACCTCGAGGAGACCTTCACGCTCGAGGAGGGCACCGCGCTGATCATGGTCACCGACGGTGTGGTCGAAGGACCGGGCCTCACACTGGACGACGGCCTGGAGCGAGCCGGAACACTGGCCGCCCAAGCCCTCCACGACGGGCTGAACGCCGAGGCGATCGCTGACCGAATCCTCGACGCCGCGGTCGCGGTGGACCACCTCGACGACGTGGCCGTGCTGGTCATCAGACGCATATGA
- a CDS encoding glycosyltransferase family 2 protein yields the protein MHQTLTSDSLSCLELPTYVSMIMRTSPMISVIVAAHDLQGQLESCLRSILNQSFRDLEVVAVLDQSPECPANVVDDYAQRDGRVSVVRLKGVVGIGRIRNAGAEHAAGDYLLFLDSDHIVGGTTLQAMADQLQATDEPDVLLFGHTRLHHRRSWHGAAAELIAQQGRESFAPIDLPELFGAPAYSWDRLFRRDMWIRQHLSFPDGLYEEVSAVHRAMLAADRIGVLRWNCVQIRRRLTQHPADAPGGTHFDVFARYEESFGLLQERTALDALAPFLFTRMIRHYLFLLNLEGCLSRAERPQFFQRASEHYRRFLPDGYERPDGREGVKFQLVASGMYSAFEAARLPQLARGFVSRGATVRGG from the coding sequence GTGCACCAGACCCTCACGTCCGATAGCTTGTCATGCCTTGAGCTGCCGACCTATGTTTCGATGATCATGCGCACATCCCCAATGATCAGCGTCATAGTCGCCGCTCACGACCTGCAGGGTCAGCTGGAGAGCTGCCTGCGTTCGATCCTGAACCAGTCCTTCCGGGATCTGGAGGTCGTCGCGGTCCTGGACCAGTCGCCTGAGTGCCCTGCGAACGTGGTGGATGACTACGCTCAGCGTGACGGGCGCGTGTCCGTCGTGCGCTTGAAGGGTGTCGTCGGCATCGGCCGGATACGTAACGCAGGCGCGGAGCACGCCGCCGGTGATTACCTGCTGTTCCTGGACAGCGATCACATCGTCGGGGGTACAACACTTCAGGCCATGGCCGACCAGCTGCAAGCTACAGACGAGCCGGACGTTCTTCTCTTCGGGCATACGCGTCTGCATCACCGTCGCTCCTGGCACGGTGCCGCCGCCGAGCTGATTGCCCAGCAGGGGCGTGAGTCCTTCGCCCCGATCGATCTGCCTGAGTTGTTCGGTGCCCCCGCCTACTCCTGGGACCGCTTGTTCCGCCGCGACATGTGGATCCGGCAGCACCTCTCATTTCCCGACGGTCTCTACGAGGAGGTCTCGGCCGTCCACCGCGCCATGCTCGCCGCTGACCGGATCGGCGTTCTGAGATGGAACTGCGTGCAAATCCGCCGCCGGCTCACCCAACACCCCGCAGACGCGCCAGGCGGCACCCACTTCGACGTCTTCGCCAGGTACGAAGAGAGCTTCGGTCTGCTGCAGGAGCGCACCGCCCTGGACGCTCTGGCTCCCTTTCTCTTCACTCGCATGATTCGTCACTACCTCTTCCTTCTCAATCTTGAGGGGTGCCTCTCCCGCGCCGAGCGCCCGCAGTTCTTCCAACGCGCCAGCGAGCACTACCGCCGATTCCTCCCCGACGGCTACGAGCGCCCCGATGGCCGCGAGGGCGTCAAGTTCCAACTCGTCGCGAGCGGGATGTACAGCGCTTTCGAGGCCGCCAGGCTCCCTCAGCTCGCACGCGGCTTCGTCTCCCGGGGCGCCACCGTCCGCGGAGGGTAG